A segment of the Caloenas nicobarica isolate bCalNic1 chromosome 12, bCalNic1.hap1, whole genome shotgun sequence genome:
GAAAGCCACttaataaaacaacattttacAGACAGCAGAATTCATGAACTGAACACTCTTACTACATTAACAAAATAGTAAATTCACAGACTCACAACAGGAAGGAAATACTGGATTTAAGACTGCCCACAACTGTCAGTTCAGTCACCTCAGCTACACCACACCACATAACATCCTCATCCTACAGACTATGCACTCATTGTGCAAGtagaacagaatattttaagttAATGCAACTGAGGCATATCTCAATTTTTGGCAAAATACAATAGAATACAATGCATTACAGGCAGGGCTTACAGTTTTATCTTATGACAATAATGTTACATTTATGGCTGTATAAATCTAACATTGCTGTTATTGCAAATACTGTCTGCTGTCACACTGTGAACCACCTTATTTAAAAGATCTAAGTGTTATGAGAACTTTGTCATGTAACCCTTCTAAATAAGGAATAATCTTGTGTACAGAGCTTTGTATCACATAAAACACCCAGCTGgatgaaatgtaaaatatagtACTTGAAACAAAGTTCAAGGTGAAATCCTTAGTCTACTGAAGTCAACATGCAGACTCTTGTTAAAGCTTTTGCTAAATATGTAAATTGAAGGTCTATCAATGAAAGACTAACAACTTTTAGTGCTACCCAATGTAAGCAGTTCCAAAttgtaacatttaaaaacatgagaTATACTGAATTCCTAACAcgcatttagaaaaaaagataagcaGCAACTAAATACTTGGACGTTTAACCAATGAATTAGACAAAACATTTGTTTCCTGCAGATTAATGTCTTCAGAGAGCAGTCATTTTCACAGCTCAGACTGCAAGCAAGAAGCTATTCCTTTTACTGAATCAAGATGACTCAGTTGTAAACTGGAACAACTAACAATCAGAATTAAAAACTGACCATAACGTAAGTCACACTGTACAGAACAAGTGAGGGGAGTAGTAGAGGGTGACATTGGTAACCTCAGCTTCATTGAGGTGGGACAGCGACACTACCCACCCACTTTCACTTTTCAGACTTCCTACTGAACTATGACAATGCAAGTATTAACCTCAGTAACACAGCGACTGGTTTTATATTGATATCAGTACCATGTACACTTAACTAGGTTTTACACATAATGTACAAAATCAATTTAGACTAGTTTCCACAAAGCATAAgaaattttctttgttctttgaaaGCCTGCATAACATTTGGTTAAGGCATTAAGACAAAGGAAATTGAgatactagagagagttcagagaagggcagtgaagctggtgaggggcctggagcacaagtctggtgAGGAACAGTTGAGgcaactggggctgtttagcctggagaaaaggaggctgaggaggatcttattgctgtctgcaactacctgaaaggaggttgtagcgtggagggggttggtctcttctccccagtagcaagtgataggacaagaggaaatggcctcaagttgcgccaggagaggttcagattggatactgggaaaaaattcttcatggaaagggctgtcaggcattggaacaggctgcccagggcagtggtggagtcaccatccctggaggggtttaaaaggcgtttagacgaggttcttagggacatgggttagtgccagagttaggttcTGGTTGCACTTGACGATtctgagggcctcttccaactgaaatgactctATGAAATCAGAAGTGGCATGTTTCTCATACCTGTCCCTCTAAAATTCAACCAGCACAGCGTGcacacagcaggacagacacaaccacacagccgggctgcgcTCACTCACCTTTGTGATCGACAAAAACATAGCCGTCAAAGCGGTCCCTGAAGAGGACTATGTCTTCCTGGTTTTTGAAGTTGATGTAGGCTCTGGAGAACATGTGCGGGTACAAGCTGCAGAAACACAAGACCGAGAGCGCGGATGACAAGGTGGCGGTGCCTCCCGGGCCCTGCCGCCGGCGGCAGCTCTGGGGGAACCGCCCGGGCGGCGCCGGCGGCCGTACCTGGAGTCGTTGGCGAAGAACTCGAAGTAGTCGTGctcgggcaggggctgcaggtgctcctccagctgctccttcGTCAAGCTGGGCGGCAGCCGGCGGATCACCACCTGCGGCGGGCGGCACGGTCAGTGTCGCTGTccccccggcggccccgccctGAGGGCCGCGGCGCGAGGCCCCGTTAccgcgggcggggggggccccACCCCGAGCAGCGCGCAGGCCCCACCTTGCTGAGCGTCTCCTTCTTGTCCTTGGGCCGCTCGAGGCGGTCGAGCTCGGCGCCGCCGGCCCTGCCATCCGTACCCGTGGCGGTGCCCGcccccagcagagcccccggcccggcggcggccccgcgccgcTCCTTGGGCCTGGCGTTCTCCTTGTCCTCCTTCATCCCGGCCGCGGGGCAGCGCCGCACGGCCCCGCCCGCCCATTGGCCGCCGCGCCTCTCGCGCGACTGCGCCTTAAAGGGCCACGAGCCTCGGCCTCCCCGCTGCCGGACTACAGCTCCCGGCATGCACCGGGGCGTGCCAGAGCGCTTCCGTACAcaatgtcctgagctggaagggacccacaaggaccatcgggtccagctcctgtccctgcacaggacaaccccacaggtcacaccatgtgtctgagggtgtccagtctcttcttgaacactgtcaggttggggccgtgacacctccctggggagcctgttccagtgtccagcaccctctgggtgaagaaccttttcctcatgtccaccctaaacctcctctggcacatcttcctgccattcccctgggttctgtcattggtcactaaagagaagagttcggcacctgcccctcctgaCCCCTTGTGTAACCGCaggagctctcccctcagtctcctccaggctgaacacaccaagtgacttcagccgctcctcatacggcttcccctccaaacccttcagcaACTTTGCAGCCCTCTGCTGGACACCCTCTGGTAGCTTAGTAtccttttttatcctgtggcgcccagaaccgCACacggtgctccaggtgaggccgtgGCGGACTACGGCTCCCGGCATGTCCCTGGGGGCCCGCGGGACCCGGCACGGTCAGCGGCCGGGGCCGGGACCGCCGCTGGGCGGACTGGGGCGCGGCCGCGGCTTCATGTCCTGCCCCGGCACCACTGAGGAGCGGTCCCTTGGCGGCGCTGTCACTGCCGCCCCCTCCCGGGCCGGCCCCGGCAGCGGCGGTGGCGCGGGGCAGGCCGGGAAGGCGCGCGGGGCAGGCCGGGAAGGCGCGCGGGGCAGGCCGGGAGTGCCCGCGGGGAgccggggcggcggagcgggcggcggcagcggcgggatGTGGTACGAGATCCTGCCCGGCATGGCCATCATGGGCCTCTGCCTCGCCATCCCCGGCCTCTCCACCGTCTACATGCACCGCTTGTGCAACGGCGGCAAGGTCAGCGCGGGGACACCGGGCCGCTCACACCCCCCACGGCCCGGGATCCCGGGGCCCCCCTTCCCTCCGGGATCCCACATCCCCCTGggctcccccttccccctccgggcctcccttcccttccccctggGATCCCACATCCCCCTGGggtcccttccctccccgggGGCAGTAACAGGCAGCCCCGTGCGTGTCCGCAGGAGAAGCGGATCGCCCGCTACCCCTTCCAGTGGAACCTGATGGAAAGAGACAGGCGGGTGTCCGGTGTCAACAAGTACTACGTGTCCAAGGCAGGTGGTCGGGGCCCTGGGCAGGTGCCGCGGGGGAAGCGGGAGCCGTGCACTGCTGCTCTAGCTCCCGCGGGCTCTGCAATGGGCACTGGTtgctcctggggctgtgggagctcGCTCTGTACATGCAGCTGGCCTGCATGTGGGCatgtgcatttaatttttttttgaaattaggATTTGGGTACTTAAGAAGCATAGTTTGAAAACCTGCATTTTCAGCTATGCACTGTTGCAAATTAACAATGAGAATGGTGCAGAaactgctatttttctttttcagggtCTGGAGAACATAGACTAAGGTGGTGGCACTTTGAAGAATCCACATATCTATATAAAATGATTTAACTCTTTAATAAAGATATACATGTATTCAATCCTTGCATCTGTGTTGTTATGATGGGTTGACCCCAGCTAGACACCAGGTACCCACCAAAGATGTTTTATCACTcgcctcctcag
Coding sequences within it:
- the NDUFA1 gene encoding NADH dehydrogenase [ubiquinone] 1 alpha subcomplex subunit 1, with protein sequence MWYEILPGMAIMGLCLAIPGLSTVYMHRLCNGGKEKRIARYPFQWNLMERDRRVSGVNKYYVSKGLENID